A single Hippopotamus amphibius kiboko isolate mHipAmp2 chromosome 5, mHipAmp2.hap2, whole genome shotgun sequence DNA region contains:
- the MRLN gene encoding myoregulin gives MHFVLVRAAREKTKEQRYLPPPRIKSGSRSILDMTCKNWILISTTTPTSLEDEIVGRLLKILFVIFVDFLSIMYVVITS, from the exons ATGCACTTTGTTCTAGTaagagcagccagagaaaaaaccAAGGAACAGCGCTATCTACCACCACCCAGGATTAAGTCAG GGAGCAGGAGCATTTTGGATATGACGTGTAAAAACTGGATATTAATTTCTACTACTACCCCTACAAGTCTGGAAGATGAAATTGTGGGAAGACTTCTCAAAATTTTGTTTGTAATCTTTGTTGACTTCCTATCTATTATGTATGTTGTTATAACTTCTTAG